AGTTCTCCTGTCAGAACCCCGTCAACTTTCCCCAGACCTTCGACCGGGCCCGCGCCCGACGGGTGCGGGGCCTGGTCGAACGCTCAGGGATCCGCTGCGGCCTGCACTCGGCGTCCTTCGTGAACACCGCCGAGATCATGCCGACCGTGCGGAAGGCGGCCGAGGCCCACCTCCGGGAGTACGTCGATCTCACCGCGGCCCTCGGCTGCGAGTACCTGGTCGTCCACTGCGGCTTCCACTTCAGCGCGTATCTCGACCGGGTGCGGGCCGCGCTCTACGAGACGATGGCCCGCTGCGTCGAGTACGGTGAGCGTCGGCGAGTCCCGCTGGTGATCGAGAACATGAACCGGCTGCCCGGGGACTCCGAGTTCCAGTATCTCGGGGTGACGGTCGAAGAGCTCCAGGCACTGTTCCGCCGGATCCGCTCGCCCTACCTGGGCCTCGCCCTCGACGTCGCCCACTGCGAGCTGCTGCCCGGCGGCACCGTCCCGTTCGTCCGCGCCCTCCGGGATCGCATCCAGTCCGTCCAGCTCTCCGACAACCGGGGGCGGATCGACGAGCATCTGGCCCTCGGTGAGGGGACGATCCGGTTCCCCCGGGTGCTGGGCGCCCTCGCCCGAATCGGCTTCGCGGGGCCGCTGATCATCGAGCTGTCCGATGTGGCGAAGAAGCTGCGCAGCCGGACCCGGCTACTCAAGCTGCTGGACCGGTCGGCGCCCCGGGGACGGTAGCGGCAACCGGCCGGAGCCCCGGGCGCTATTCCCTGTAATCCAGGCCGGCGGCCTCGAACTTCGGCCTGAGGACCGGGCGAGCCAGATAGGCGATGAACGTCCGCGCCACGTCCGACATCGCGCTCTTGGCGGCGAGCCCGGCCGAGTAGGTCGTGACCTTCTGGAGCTCCTTCGGCAGCGGGCCGACCAGGGTGACTCCCTTGACCGGCAGGATCTCGCTGATCTGGTGCACGACCAGCTCGGCCTGACCCTTGACCACCGCCTCGGCAGCGAGCCCGCCGGGCCAGAGCAGCGCCTTGTCCTTCACGGCGTCGGCAATGCCCAGGCGCTGGAGCACGCCCGCGAAGTGGATGCCGCTGGTGCCTCCGCTGGCCGGATCGATGTACACGAAGGACTTCACCGCCAGGAGGGTCTGCTTGAGGGCCTCGGGTGTGGAGATGTCCGGGCGCGGCGCGCCCTCCTTGACGCCGACGCCGATGGCCGTGCGCGCGAGGTCGGTGCGCGTGCCCGGGACGACGAGCCCCTGGCGGGCCAGGTCGTCGATGGCCACGTCGCTCAGGATGAAGACGTCGGCCGGCTCCCCGGCGGCCGCCTTCTGCCGCAGCGCGCCGACGGTGCCGGCCGTGATCAGCACGGTGTGCCCGGTCTCCTGCCGGAACGCCTCGGCGAGCTCGGTGATCATGGTCTTCATGGCGCCGGCGCTGAAGACGCGGATCTCGGCCGCCTCTGTCCCGCTGGCCAGCCCGGCCAGGACGGCCAGGCTGGTCGCCAGGCAGCCGGTCCGGAGGATGCCCCCCGGTCGCCGCGCGCCGCTCACGGCAGCGACACGACCCGTGACCATGGCTTGCCCCCCCTTCCGGACGCGAACAGGTCCGCGTTCGACGCGGTGACGGCGCGGGGAAGTGGCGTGACCATAGGGGACGAAGACGGCGCCCTCAAGCTGGCCCGGGCGGTATGTTGCGGGTCGACGCCGATCAATCTCATGCGTCCGTCACGCGGAAGACCTGGTCGTGCCGGCGAACGCGCTCTTGGACCTTGAGGGCCACCTCGGCCCCGCGCTGCGCCTGCTCCACGGCCTGGTGCTCGACCTGAAGCGACTCCACGGGCTGAGCAAAGTCGGTCGTGTGGCCGCGGATCCGGATCTGGTCGCCGACCCGGAGGTCACCGTCGGTCAGATGCACCACCGCGACACCGAGGTGGGCGTAGTAGCCGGTGATCGTGCCGACCTTTTCTTCCATGGCTCGGTCACCCCCTCGATCGCCGAATCAGGCCGGATGCTCAGGCATGGGAGAGCCCTTTGCGGAGGGCGCGCCAGACTTTCTCGGGCGTCAGCGGCATGTCGAGGTGCGTGATCCCGAGGGGCCCCAGCGCGTCCACCACCGCGTTGACGATCGCCGGTGGCACCCCGATGCAGCCGGCCTCGCCGATGCCCTTGGCGCCGAGCGGATTTCGCGGCGAAGGGGTGACCGTCTTGGCGAGGAGCGGCTCCGGCACGTCGTCGGCGTGGGGCAGCGCGTAGTCCATCAGTGTGCCCGTCAGGAGCTGGCCGGTCTCCTCGTAGACGATTTGCTCGAGGAAGACCTGGCCGTACCCCTGAGCGAAGGCGCCGTGGAGCTGGCCCTCGGCCAGCAGCGGGTTCACGATGGTGCCGCCGTCGTCCACCCAGACGAGCTTCTCCAGCGCGATGCGCCCCGTCTCCTGGACGACCGCCACCACTGCCACCACGGTCCCGAAGCTCCACATCTCGCCCTCGGCCTGGAAGAAGACCGTCGCGTCGAGGCCGGGGAGAAGGCCGGCCGCCGCCGGCCGGGGCCGGTGGGCGGCCTCCGCCACCTGCTTCCAGCTCACGTGCCGCGCGGGTACCCCCGCGACCTGGAAGCCGCCGGGCACGGGGCGCACGTCGTCGGACGCGGCCTCGAGCAGCGCGGCCGCCAGACGCCGCCCCTTTTCCCGTACCTCGAGGGCCGCCGTGGCCAGGGCTCCGCCGCCGAGCGCGGTGCTGCGGCTTCCGAAGGTCCCGAAGCCCTGCGGTGCCGAGCGGGTGTCGCCGTGCAGGACGACGATCTCGTCCGGCCGGACCCCGAGGAAGTCGGCGACGACCTGGGCGAACGTCGTCTCGTGCCCCTGGCCGTGCGGGCTCGAGCCCGTCACCGCCGTGACCGCGCCCGTCCGCTCCACCCGCACGCTCCCGCTCTCCCAGCCGAGCGCCGAGGGCTCGATGTAGCTGGACAACCCGATCCCGCGGATCTCGCCGCGGGCGCGTGCCGCCGCCTGCTCGGCCCGGAGCCGCGGATAGTCCGCCAGCTCCAGCGCCCGGTCCAGGGCCCGCGCGTACTCGCCGGAGTCGTACACCTGGCCGGTCGCAGTCCTGAAGGGGAAGCGGTCGGGCGGAATGAAGTTCCGTCGCCGGAGGTCCGCCGGATCCATCCCGAGCGCGCGGGCGGCCTCGTCCATCAGCCGCTCGATCAGGAACGCCGCCTCCGGCCGTCCCGCCCCGCGGTAGGCGCCGATGGGCGCGGTGGTGGTGAAGGCCGCCGTCGCCTCGATCTCGCACGCCGGAACCACGTAAGCCCCGGGGAGCAGGCGGGCATGGTTCCAGGGCGAGATCGCCGCGCTGTTGACGAGCGAGCTGCCCAGCGGATAGACGACTCGCCCCCGTAACCCCGCGATGCGGCCCTCGGCCGTCACCGCCAGCTCGCCCTCCGCGACGCCGCCCCGGCCGTGGTTGGTCGTGAGGAGGTCCTCGCTGCGCGTCGACACCCACTTCACCGGTCGGCCCAATCGCATCGAAAGGTATGCCACCAGGACGTCCTCGCGATAC
This genomic interval from Candidatus Methylomirabilota bacterium contains the following:
- a CDS encoding translation elongation factor-like protein; the encoded protein is MEEKVGTITGYYAHLGVAVVHLTDGDLRVGDQIRIRGHTTDFAQPVESLQVEHQAVEQAQRGAEVALKVQERVRRHDQVFRVTDA
- a CDS encoding substrate-binding domain-containing protein — its product is MVTGRVAAVSGARRPGGILRTGCLATSLAVLAGLASGTEAAEIRVFSAGAMKTMITELAEAFRQETGHTVLITAGTVGALRQKAAAGEPADVFILSDVAIDDLARQGLVVPGTRTDLARTAIGVGVKEGAPRPDISTPEALKQTLLAVKSFVYIDPASGGTSGIHFAGVLQRLGIADAVKDKALLWPGGLAAEAVVKGQAELVVHQISEILPVKGVTLVGPLPKELQKVTTYSAGLAAKSAMSDVARTFIAYLARPVLRPKFEAAGLDYRE
- a CDS encoding xanthine dehydrogenase family protein molybdopterin-binding subunit, with amino-acid sequence MAETSDSRWIGRPLKRVEDRRLLIGAGRYVDDFQPPGLVHVAFLRCVHAHARIRRLDPSAAAAAPGVVAVITGAEVRHLGPMPVNRVFPDMKVPPHPILAHDFVRAAGVPVAAVAADTPYRARDAAELIEVEYDPLPPLPDAEAALAPDAPVLFPELRDNRAFTHTWRHGDVAAAFASAHCVVRLRVMQQRLAAVALEPRGILASFDPTTEELTLWSSTQAPFAVRAEIARILGIPESRVRAIAPEVGGGFGVKTAPYREDVLVAYLSMRLGRPVKWVSTRSEDLLTTNHGRGGVAEGELAVTAEGRIAGLRGRVVYPLGSSLVNSAAISPWNHARLLPGAYVVPACEIEATAAFTTTAPIGAYRGAGRPEAAFLIERLMDEAARALGMDPADLRRRNFIPPDRFPFRTATGQVYDSGEYARALDRALELADYPRLRAEQAAARARGEIRGIGLSSYIEPSALGWESGSVRVERTGAVTAVTGSSPHGQGHETTFAQVVADFLGVRPDEIVVLHGDTRSAPQGFGTFGSRSTALGGGALATAALEVREKGRRLAAALLEAASDDVRPVPGGFQVAGVPARHVSWKQVAEAAHRPRPAAAGLLPGLDATVFFQAEGEMWSFGTVVAVVAVVQETGRIALEKLVWVDDGGTIVNPLLAEGQLHGAFAQGYGQVFLEQIVYEETGQLLTGTLMDYALPHADDVPEPLLAKTVTPSPRNPLGAKGIGEAGCIGVPPAIVNAVVDALGPLGITHLDMPLTPEKVWRALRKGLSHA
- a CDS encoding sugar phosphate isomerase/epimerase family protein, with amino-acid sequence MAGLSPTQIGFAASSGRVERYFPLARRHRVGWLEFSCQNPVNFPQTFDRARARRVRGLVERSGIRCGLHSASFVNTAEIMPTVRKAAEAHLREYVDLTAALGCEYLVVHCGFHFSAYLDRVRAALYETMARCVEYGERRRVPLVIENMNRLPGDSEFQYLGVTVEELQALFRRIRSPYLGLALDVAHCELLPGGTVPFVRALRDRIQSVQLSDNRGRIDEHLALGEGTIRFPRVLGALARIGFAGPLIIELSDVAKKLRSRTRLLKLLDRSAPRGR